In Labilibaculum sp. DW002, one DNA window encodes the following:
- a CDS encoding immunoglobulin-like domain-containing protein has protein sequence MKKILYISLLAIITLFSACDDKETEDISRITYFPDFTLEGGEFYRHEMGTAYTEPGVVAMEGENELEVVTSGDVVDSNVPGIYEVVYSATNVDGFDGSVSRYVIVTDEVDDSAVNLSGDYELVHGSFVIFDVPVKKKEAGYYTMGSIYGYEKTYGAQYTMPVRIVYVRAGEIALVPMTDLFGYALTATGTISEGGLFEFLISRDGTPWSYRRWQKL, from the coding sequence ATGAAAAAAATATTATATATATCATTGCTTGCTATCATCACCTTGTTTTCAGCGTGTGATGATAAGGAGACAGAAGATATCTCAAGGATTACTTACTTTCCTGATTTTACTCTAGAAGGTGGTGAGTTCTACAGACACGAAATGGGTACAGCTTATACTGAGCCTGGAGTAGTTGCTATGGAAGGTGAAAACGAACTTGAAGTTGTAACATCAGGTGATGTTGTTGATTCTAATGTTCCTGGTATTTACGAGGTAGTTTATAGTGCTACAAATGTTGATGGTTTTGATGGATCTGTTTCTCGTTATGTTATTGTAACTGATGAAGTAGATGACTCTGCAGTTAACCTTTCAGGCGATTATGAACTTGTTCATGGTTCTTTTGTTATTTTCGATGTACCTGTAAAGAAAAAAGAAGCAGGTTATTATACTATGGGAAGTATCTATGGTTACGAAAAAACTTATGGTGCTCAGTATACTATGCCTGTTAGAATCGTTTATGTAAGAGCTGGGGAAATAGCTTTAGTTCCTATGACCGATTTATTTGGTTATGCACTTACAGCTACAGGAACAATTTCTGAAGGTGGTCTTTTTGAATTTCTAATTAGTAGAGATGGAACTCCATGGAGTTATAGAAGATGGCAGAAATTGTAA
- a CDS encoding lipid-binding protein has translation MKNIFLYLIGAFISLSLVSCDDTELEDWDSAVLDYSGTYLYQVSELDGTLVADYDNEHKLEFYNTSADVANELWIDDHDKYFELRSKFFLDGDASNFKSKSIAFADLTNNEKAIVIPDSKPTALGETIVELRSYIRAAVVEGKIIKDGATTLDKNIVDSLNVSMVLYSGSVTFKSEEVPVAYRANPDKEEFKWVFDTVAHDATKDEAYIIAGHRYSGFTEDDY, from the coding sequence ATGAAAAATATATTTTTATATTTAATAGGAGCATTTATTTCTCTTTCTCTTGTTTCTTGTGATGATACTGAGCTAGAAGATTGGGATAGTGCTGTACTGGACTACTCAGGTACTTACCTTTATCAAGTTTCAGAACTTGATGGGACTCTTGTTGCTGATTATGACAATGAGCATAAATTGGAATTTTATAATACATCTGCTGATGTAGCTAATGAACTTTGGATTGATGATCATGATAAATATTTCGAGTTAAGAAGTAAGTTCTTTTTAGATGGTGATGCAAGTAATTTTAAATCTAAGTCTATAGCTTTTGCTGATTTAACGAATAATGAAAAAGCAATTGTAATTCCTGACTCAAAGCCTACTGCACTTGGAGAAACTATTGTTGAACTTCGTTCCTATATTAGAGCTGCTGTTGTTGAAGGAAAGATTATTAAAGATGGAGCCACTACACTTGATAAAAATATTGTTGACAGTTTAAACGTCAGTATGGTTTTATATAGTGGAAGTGTAACTTTCAAAAGTGAAGAAGTTCCTGTAGCCTACAGAGCTAATCCTGACAAAGAAGAATTCAAATGGGTTTTTGATACTGTAGCTCATGATGCTACAAAAGATGAAGCTTATATTATTGCTGGTCATCGTTATTCAGGTTTTACTGAAGATGATTATTAG
- a CDS encoding SusD/RagB family nutrient-binding outer membrane lipoprotein has protein sequence MKYKIIAISLAFLSVFGWGCDNYLDINEDPDVLRDIPEAKVVLPAAELNLANQMMGWDFGFGGGFWSEYWTQAYDASQFKTLCEYEPTSFATAYSDLTAGVLLDCKRMKTVATENNNIGVYYAAEALSIFTWQTITDVWGDVPYFEALKGDEGIVSPKFDEGSVIYADLLARVEALIATDISEASLPGSYDFIYGGDLDQWKLFANSLKLKLMIRLSETSSYNNAALVTFIESAEFIKNNAGISGSTWSDTDEGKRHPMREFEEGGADYLSSNVIASKNFLDYLQENGDPRLDVLFEMSGGYHLGAFFGDFASKEDSDENGTLDEDEDYSQAVFSATQDLIIMSTWEINFYIAEVYARAGNNAKGKEYYDLGVQASLSQHGITTSDIATTGYAAWTGGTPEEGIKQIAMQKWVANANYQHIESFLERNRTKYPAVNTIDIRKDRVAADTILRNDFLGELTIAIEGRGKLNAKLPASPIYPTAILTRNENAPAQKQDLLEKVWWNKKAE, from the coding sequence ATGAAATATAAAATTATAGCTATTTCACTTGCCTTTTTGTCAGTATTTGGCTGGGGCTGTGATAATTATTTAGATATAAATGAGGATCCAGATGTATTACGTGACATTCCGGAAGCAAAGGTAGTTTTGCCTGCGGCAGAATTGAATTTGGCTAATCAAATGATGGGCTGGGATTTCGGTTTTGGTGGTGGTTTTTGGTCTGAATATTGGACTCAAGCTTATGATGCATCTCAATTTAAAACTTTATGCGAATATGAGCCAACTAGTTTTGCTACAGCGTATAGTGATTTAACTGCTGGTGTTCTTTTAGATTGCAAAAGAATGAAAACTGTTGCAACTGAGAATAATAACATAGGGGTATATTATGCTGCTGAAGCTTTGTCAATTTTCACATGGCAAACCATTACTGATGTTTGGGGAGACGTTCCTTATTTTGAAGCTCTTAAAGGAGATGAAGGAATAGTATCACCTAAATTTGATGAAGGAAGCGTTATTTATGCTGACCTACTTGCAAGAGTTGAAGCGTTAATAGCAACAGATATTTCTGAAGCTTCTTTACCAGGATCATATGATTTTATTTATGGTGGAGATTTAGATCAATGGAAACTTTTTGCAAACTCGCTTAAGTTGAAATTAATGATTCGTCTTTCTGAGACATCATCTTATAATAATGCTGCTCTTGTTACTTTTATCGAATCAGCTGAATTCATTAAGAATAATGCTGGAATAAGCGGTTCTACATGGTCTGATACAGACGAAGGAAAGCGTCACCCTATGAGAGAATTCGAAGAAGGTGGAGCTGATTACTTAAGTTCAAATGTAATTGCTTCTAAGAACTTCTTAGATTATCTTCAAGAGAATGGTGATCCACGTCTTGATGTTCTTTTCGAAATGTCTGGTGGATATCATTTAGGTGCATTTTTCGGAGATTTTGCCTCTAAAGAAGATTCTGATGAAAACGGAACTCTTGATGAAGACGAAGACTACAGTCAAGCTGTATTTTCGGCAACACAAGATCTAATAATCATGTCAACTTGGGAAATTAATTTCTATATCGCTGAAGTTTATGCTCGTGCGGGTAACAATGCTAAGGGTAAAGAGTACTATGATCTTGGAGTTCAGGCTTCTTTAAGTCAGCATGGTATTACTACTTCTGATATTGCAACTACAGGTTATGCAGCTTGGACTGGTGGTACTCCAGAAGAAGGAATAAAGCAAATTGCAATGCAAAAATGGGTAGCTAATGCTAACTATCAGCATATTGAGTCATTTTTAGAGAGAAATAGAACTAAATATCCAGCTGTTAACACTATTGATATTCGTAAAGACCGTGTTGCTGCTGATACTATTTTACGTAATGATTTTCTTGGAGAATTGACGATTGCTATTGAAGGAAGAGGTAAATTAAATGCAAAATTACCTGCTTCACCTATTTATCCTACCGCTATATTAACTCGTAATGAAAATGCTCCTGCACAGAAGCAAGATCTATTAGAGAAAGTTTGGTGGAATAAGAAGGCTGAATAA
- a CDS encoding 2-oxoacid:acceptor oxidoreductase subunit alpha has translation MSQKTKIIEREEVVIRFSGDSGDGMQLTGTQFSDTSALFGNDVATFPDYPAEIRAPQGTVGGVSGFQLHFGHQEIYTPGDYADVLVAMNPAALKANLKWVKASGTIIVNEDSFTDKNLEKAGYESDPLLDDKLADYNLIKAKVTSLTRECLKDSGLDQKSILRCKNMFTLGMVYWMFDRPLDHSEDFIEKKFKKYPLVVDANKKVLKAGYNFAKTIEALPYNYSVAPAKIRKGTYRNITGNKATAWGLMAAAERANLELFCGSYPITPATEILQELAARKDLGVKTFQAEDEIAGICTAIGASFAGDFAVTTTSGPGLALKTEAAGLAVMTELPLVIVNVQRGGPSTGLPTKTEQSDLLQAIHGRSGECPMPVIAASTPSDCFHYAFEASRIALEHMTPVILLTDGFIANGAEPWRIPTMSELPEIVAPIAKEGDDFLPYAREEKRLSRRWAIPGTKGLEHRIGGLEKIDGVGTVSYVPENHQVMSDIRKKRVELVADNIPELKVKGKDDADVLVVGWGGTYGHLTTAVRELQKEEKSISLAHFNYIFPLPKNTAEVLGRYKKIIVCELNDGQFAEYLRSTFQDIKFEQHNKLMGLPFTVVELKERFNQLLEEK, from the coding sequence ATGAGTCAAAAGACAAAAATTATTGAAAGAGAAGAGGTTGTTATACGATTTTCAGGTGATTCCGGAGATGGTATGCAATTAACAGGAACACAGTTCTCTGATACTTCAGCTTTATTTGGGAATGATGTAGCGACTTTCCCTGATTATCCAGCAGAAATCCGCGCCCCACAAGGTACCGTAGGTGGCGTTTCAGGTTTTCAATTGCACTTTGGTCACCAAGAGATTTATACTCCAGGTGATTATGCCGACGTATTGGTTGCAATGAATCCAGCGGCTTTAAAAGCTAATTTAAAGTGGGTAAAAGCAAGTGGTACAATTATCGTGAACGAGGATAGTTTTACAGATAAGAATCTTGAAAAAGCCGGTTACGAATCAGATCCATTGTTAGATGATAAGCTTGCTGACTATAACCTAATTAAGGCAAAGGTTACATCACTTACACGTGAGTGTTTAAAAGATTCAGGACTTGATCAAAAAAGTATTCTGAGATGTAAGAATATGTTTACTCTTGGAATGGTATATTGGATGTTCGATCGTCCTTTGGATCACTCTGAAGATTTTATTGAGAAAAAATTTAAAAAGTACCCATTAGTAGTTGATGCTAATAAAAAGGTACTTAAGGCAGGTTACAATTTTGCTAAAACAATTGAGGCATTGCCTTATAACTATAGTGTAGCCCCTGCTAAAATCCGTAAGGGTACATATAGAAATATTACTGGTAATAAAGCAACAGCCTGGGGACTTATGGCAGCAGCAGAAAGAGCTAATCTTGAGCTATTCTGTGGGTCATATCCTATAACTCCAGCTACTGAGATTTTACAAGAGTTAGCGGCTCGCAAAGATCTTGGTGTGAAAACTTTCCAAGCGGAGGACGAAATTGCAGGTATTTGTACTGCAATTGGTGCTAGTTTTGCTGGTGATTTTGCTGTTACTACAACTTCTGGTCCTGGTTTAGCATTGAAAACGGAAGCTGCAGGTCTTGCAGTGATGACTGAATTGCCACTTGTTATTGTGAATGTTCAGCGTGGAGGTCCTTCTACAGGTTTACCTACCAAAACTGAGCAGTCTGATTTATTGCAAGCAATTCATGGCCGTAGTGGTGAGTGTCCTATGCCTGTTATTGCAGCTAGTACGCCATCTGATTGTTTCCATTACGCATTTGAAGCGAGTCGTATCGCACTTGAGCATATGACGCCTGTTATTCTTTTAACAGATGGTTTTATTGCTAATGGTGCTGAACCTTGGAGGATTCCAACTATGTCTGAATTACCAGAGATTGTTGCCCCTATTGCAAAAGAAGGAGACGATTTCCTTCCTTATGCTCGTGAAGAGAAGCGATTGAGTCGTAGATGGGCTATTCCGGGAACAAAGGGATTAGAGCATCGTATTGGTGGTCTTGAAAAAATTGATGGCGTTGGTACTGTTTCTTACGTACCAGAAAATCATCAAGTGATGAGTGATATTCGTAAGAAAAGAGTAGAGCTTGTTGCTGACAATATTCCTGAACTTAAAGTGAAAGGAAAGGATGACGCTGATGTTCTTGTAGTAGGATGGGGTGGCACTTATGGTCACCTTACAACGGCAGTTCGCGAATTACAAAAGGAAGAGAAATCTATTAGTTTAGCTCATTTCAATTATATTTTCCCACTTCCTAAAAACACTGCTGAAGTGTTAGGTCGTTACAAAAAAATTATTGTGTGTGAATTGAACGACGGTCAATTTGCAGAATATCTAAGAAGTACGTTCCAAGATATTAAGTTTGAACAACACAATAAATTAATGGGATTACCATTTACTGTGGTGGAATTAAAAGAAAGATTTAACCAATTATTGGAGGAGAAATAA